A segment of the Actinomycetota bacterium genome:
GCTTTAGATTATATAACAAATGATAAAAATATTCCCACGCTTTTAATATCTGATGATACTCTAACTCCCTTGAGAAATCTATTTGATTATCCACCACAAAAAGATGTACCTATTAATATACCTATTATTAATTTTTCTAATGAAGAATTTTTAGGGTCATATTGGAACAAGGAAAATATATGGTCAATAGTGCCATTTGAAAATTTAGATAAAAGATGGAAAGTTCTAAAGTTGGATAACAAAGATATTTTTGATAAAAAATTGGATATATCATTCTATCCATTGGTAATTAATTATTGGGTTTCGGGAGATGAAGAAGGTATAAAAAAATTAATAATAGCTCTAAGTAATTACCTTGATAAAAATAGAGATATTGATGACTTAACAATAATTAATATGACTGGAGCCACCGCAATGGTAAGAGGAGTTGCAAATAGGATGGGGAGAAATGGGATTCTTTATCCAGCGGAAAAAATTGGAGAAATTTTAAAAAGTGCTGATTTAACCCACATCTCAAATGAAATCCCTTTCGTGGAAAATTGCCAAGGTAGAACTTCTAAGGAATTAATTGAAAAATTAATATTTTGTAGTGAGCCAGAATATATAGAGCTTTTAAAATATGTAGGCGCAGATATTATTGAGTTGACTGGAAATCATATGAATGATTATGGATATAAAGCAATGCAATATAGCCTATCCTTATATGAAAAAGAGAAAATGTTTTATTATGCAGGTGGTAAGAACAAGGAAAAGGCTCAAACCCCACTTTTAATAGAATCAAATGGAAATAAGTTTGCTTTCATTGGCTGTAACTATTGGGGTCCTGATTATGTGTGGGCAACTGATGAAAATCCTGGCGCAGCTAAATGTGACTACGAATATATGTGTAGTGA
Coding sequences within it:
- a CDS encoding CapA family protein, which gives rise to MFILILLPVFSCQKEVIIEVPEEKSDEISEKITDKEVTEITPSPISIYIEENIPPYLEKALKKVVNDQPNNFSMVDEFNKAMLKIGTKEKTLIKEDKNDIKSYIKIYTQILVPVVPFYTYTDNINWTDIELYWNGKVEALDYITNDKNIPTLLISDDTLTPLRNLFDYPPQKDVPINIPIINFSNEEFLGSYWNKENIWSIVPFENLDKRWKVLKLDNKDIFDKKLDISFYPLVINYWVSGDEEGIKKLIIALSNYLDKNRDIDDLTIINMTGATAMVRGVANRMGRNGILYPAEKIGEILKSADLTHISNEIPFVENCQGRTSKELIEKLIFCSEPEYIELLKYVGADIIELTGNHMNDYGYKAMQYSLSLYEKEKMFYYAGGKNKEKAQTPLLIESNGNKFAFIGCNYWGPDYVWATDENPGAAKCDYEYMCS